One stretch of Limnohabitans sp. DNA includes these proteins:
- a CDS encoding Crp/Fnr family transcriptional regulator, producing the protein MDEPILTMEEREAINNGRWFSSLSPSLRHDILRCAYVKRHKDGDMLAARGDPPEQWIACAKGAVRVSSTSVSGKQITLTYVEPGIWFGDVSIFDGDRRTHDCYAHGETTTLNVAKADFKKILTQHVEFYDAMLRLHARRIRQLYGLVEDLNTLPLRARLAKQLNHLVRSYGVPSLSDAKAIRISLQLAQEELAQLLGASRQRVNQELKQMEREQIIRIEPGGLVVLDRDALLRIVNADH; encoded by the coding sequence ATGGACGAACCGATTCTGACAATGGAGGAAAGAGAGGCGATCAACAATGGTCGCTGGTTCTCAAGCCTTTCACCTTCACTACGACACGACATACTTCGATGCGCTTACGTCAAACGACACAAAGACGGCGACATGCTCGCTGCCCGGGGCGATCCGCCCGAGCAGTGGATCGCCTGTGCCAAGGGCGCGGTGCGCGTGAGCTCCACCTCGGTGTCGGGCAAACAGATCACCTTGACCTATGTGGAGCCGGGCATCTGGTTTGGCGATGTGTCGATCTTCGACGGAGACCGGCGCACACACGACTGCTATGCACACGGCGAGACGACCACGCTGAACGTGGCCAAGGCCGACTTCAAGAAAATCCTGACGCAGCATGTCGAGTTTTACGACGCGATGCTGCGCCTGCATGCCCGGCGCATTCGCCAGCTGTACGGCTTGGTGGAAGACCTCAACACATTGCCCTTGCGTGCTCGTCTGGCCAAACAACTCAACCACTTGGTGCGCAGCTACGGTGTGCCCAGTTTGTCGGACGCCAAGGCGATCCGCATCAGCTTGCAACTGGCGCAGGAAGAACTGGCGCAATTGCTGGGTGCTTCACGCCAACGAGTGAACCAGGAACTCAAGCAAATGGAGCGCGAGCAAATCATCCGGATCGAGCCGGGCGGCTTGGTGGTGCTGGACCGCGATGCGCTGTTGCGGATCGTGAACGCGGACCACTGA
- a CDS encoding AbrB/MazE/SpoVT family DNA-binding domain-containing protein, whose product MEVTLRKMGNSTALVMPPPVLRDLGLSAGRTMKIHVTANGKIVLEPRRKYKLADLIAQCDLKAAAPADLSVWDKTAPVGGEVW is encoded by the coding sequence ATGGAAGTCACACTTAGAAAAATGGGTAACAGCACAGCTTTGGTCATGCCACCACCGGTCCTGCGAGATCTCGGATTGTCGGCAGGACGGACCATGAAAATTCACGTCACTGCGAACGGCAAAATTGTTTTAGAGCCGAGGCGAAAGTACAAATTGGCTGATTTGATTGCGCAATGTGATCTCAAAGCTGCAGCCCCTGCTGATTTGAGTGTGTGGGACAAAACTGCACCTGTTGGCGGCGAAGTATGGTGA
- the lexA gene encoding transcriptional repressor LexA, which translates to MTDSPKLTARQQEILELIQNTIASAGAPPTRAEIASVLGFKSANAAEEHLKALARKGVIELVSGTSRGIRLKGNNRNTPRTTTDLLTMTLPGLGQLCLPLIGRVAAGSPILAQEHVDRSYQIESSLFSTQPDYLLRVRGMSMRDAGIMDGDLLAVKSTKEVRNGQIIVARLGEEVTVKRLNKTATGIELLPENPDYPTIRVHPDEPFDIEGLAVGLIRNSSLM; encoded by the coding sequence ATGACTGACAGCCCCAAACTGACTGCACGGCAACAAGAAATCCTGGAGCTCATCCAGAACACCATCGCCAGCGCCGGTGCCCCCCCTACGCGAGCCGAGATCGCAAGCGTGCTGGGCTTCAAATCAGCCAATGCTGCAGAAGAGCACCTCAAAGCCTTGGCCCGTAAGGGGGTCATTGAATTGGTCAGCGGCACTTCTCGTGGCATACGTCTCAAAGGCAATAACCGAAACACCCCACGCACAACAACCGACCTTTTAACCATGACTCTGCCGGGTTTGGGTCAGTTGTGTTTGCCACTCATTGGTCGCGTTGCTGCAGGTTCACCGATCCTGGCCCAGGAACATGTTGACCGCAGCTACCAAATCGAAAGCAGCTTGTTTTCCACCCAACCCGACTATCTACTTCGGGTCCGCGGCATGTCCATGCGCGATGCCGGCATCATGGATGGCGACCTGTTGGCCGTGAAATCGACCAAAGAGGTTCGCAATGGACAAATCATTGTGGCCAGACTGGGCGAAGAAGTCACCGTCAAACGCCTGAACAAAACAGCCACCGGCATCGAACTCTTGCCTGAAAATCCGGACTACCCAACCATACGCGTCCACCCAGACGAGCCCTTTGACATCGAGGGCCTAGCGGTCGGTTTGATCCGGAACAGCAGCCTGATGTAA
- a CDS encoding acyl-CoA dehydrogenase family protein, with product MDFEYTPKVKDMQARLLTFMDEHIYPNEARFFEEIAENRAKGNAWVPTKIVEELKPKALAAGLWNLFLPKSTRAPQGLSNLEYAPLCEIMGRVPFAAEIFNCSAPDTGNMETLERYASESLKDEWLEPLLRGEIRSAFLMTEPDVASSDATNIECEIRREGNEYVINGRKWWSSGAGDPRCAVYIVMGKTNPDAGRHEQQSMIVVPANSPGITVVRALSVFGYDDAPHGHMEVVLKNVRVPAENILLGECRGFEIAQGRLGPGRIHHCMRTIGIAERALELMCKRLNERVAFGREVARQTVWQERIAESRCMIEQARLLTLKAAHMMDTVGNKVAKAEIAMIKIVAPNMACQIIDWAIQAHGGGGVSQDFPLAYAYAHQRTLRLADGPDEVHRNSLAKLELAKQLALPGNIKMPVTRGG from the coding sequence ATGGATTTTGAATACACCCCCAAGGTCAAAGACATGCAGGCCCGTTTGCTGACCTTCATGGACGAGCACATTTACCCCAACGAGGCGAGGTTCTTCGAAGAGATTGCCGAAAACCGCGCCAAGGGCAACGCCTGGGTGCCCACCAAAATCGTCGAAGAACTCAAGCCCAAGGCCCTGGCCGCCGGTTTGTGGAACCTGTTTTTGCCCAAGTCGACACGCGCACCCCAAGGCCTGTCCAACCTCGAATACGCACCCTTGTGCGAGATCATGGGCCGTGTGCCCTTTGCGGCCGAAATTTTCAACTGCTCAGCGCCCGACACCGGCAACATGGAAACGCTGGAGCGCTATGCCAGCGAAAGCCTCAAGGACGAATGGCTGGAGCCTTTGCTGCGCGGTGAAATCCGCTCGGCCTTCTTGATGACCGAGCCCGATGTGGCCTCATCGGACGCGACCAACATCGAATGCGAAATCCGCCGCGAAGGCAATGAATACGTCATCAATGGCCGCAAGTGGTGGTCGTCCGGCGCGGGCGACCCACGCTGCGCGGTCTACATCGTCATGGGCAAGACCAACCCCGATGCCGGTCGCCACGAACAACAATCCATGATCGTGGTGCCCGCCAACTCGCCCGGCATCACCGTGGTGCGCGCCCTGTCGGTGTTTGGTTATGACGACGCACCGCATGGCCACATGGAAGTCGTGCTCAAAAACGTGCGCGTTCCAGCGGAAAACATCTTGCTGGGCGAATGCCGTGGCTTTGAAATCGCGCAAGGCCGCTTAGGCCCTGGCCGCATTCACCACTGCATGCGCACCATCGGCATCGCCGAACGCGCCCTGGAGCTGATGTGCAAACGCCTGAACGAGCGGGTGGCCTTTGGCCGCGAAGTGGCCCGCCAGACCGTGTGGCAAGAGCGCATTGCAGAATCGCGCTGCATGATCGAGCAAGCCCGCCTGCTCACCCTCAAAGCCGCGCACATGATGGACACCGTGGGCAACAAGGTCGCCAAGGCCGAAATCGCCATGATCAAAATCGTGGCCCCCAACATGGCCTGCCAGATCATCGACTGGGCCATTCAGGCGCACGGTGGTGGTGGCGTGTCACAAGACTTCCCGCTGGCCTATGCCTACGCCCACCAGCGTACCCTGCGCCTGGCAGACGGCCCAGACGAAGTGCACCGCAACTCGCTGGCCAAACTGGAGCTGGCCAAGCAACTGGCTTTGCCGGGCAATATCAAAATGCCCGTGACACGGGGTGGCTGA
- a CDS encoding oxepin-CoA hydrolase, alternative type: protein MTAQLLSTSEGRTLVLTLSNPEFRNALGPEMYAAGVEALSVAESNPDVRSVVITGANSIFSAGGNLQRLQNNRQLPPEHQAQSIEGLHNWIEAIRTFPKPVVAAVEGPAAGAGFSLALACDMIVAARNSVFVMAYSSIALSPDGGGSWSLSRAVPRQLATELLMCGERIGAERLQQLGVVNRLADAGQALQQALQLCELLNARAPNALASIKDLLADADDNSLTTHLARERDHFVKNLHHPNAGIGIGAFLNKKNPKYD, encoded by the coding sequence ATGACCGCCCAACTGCTCAGCACCAGCGAAGGCCGGACCTTGGTCCTGACCCTCAGCAACCCGGAGTTTCGCAACGCCCTTGGCCCCGAGATGTACGCCGCAGGCGTGGAAGCCCTGAGCGTGGCCGAATCGAACCCCGATGTGCGCAGCGTGGTGATCACCGGGGCCAACAGCATCTTTAGCGCTGGCGGCAATTTGCAGCGCTTGCAAAACAATCGGCAACTGCCGCCCGAACACCAGGCGCAAAGCATTGAAGGCCTGCACAACTGGATCGAGGCTATCCGCACCTTTCCCAAGCCCGTGGTGGCCGCCGTGGAAGGCCCGGCGGCTGGCGCCGGTTTTTCGTTGGCATTGGCCTGCGACATGATCGTCGCCGCGCGCAACAGCGTGTTCGTGATGGCCTACAGCTCGATTGCTTTGTCGCCCGACGGTGGCGGCAGTTGGAGCCTGTCGCGGGCCGTGCCGCGCCAGCTGGCCACCGAGCTGCTGATGTGTGGCGAGCGCATCGGTGCCGAGCGACTGCAACAGCTTGGCGTGGTCAACCGTCTGGCCGACGCCGGTCAGGCGCTGCAGCAAGCCTTACAACTGTGCGAGCTGCTCAATGCCCGCGCACCCAACGCCCTGGCCAGCATCAAGGATTTACTGGCCGACGCCGATGACAACAGCTTGACAACGCACCTGGCCCGCGAACGCGACCACTTTGTCAAAAACCTGCACCACCCCAACGCAGGTATTGGCATTGGCGCGTTTTTGAACAAGAAAAATCCCAAATACGATTAA
- the fliS gene encoding flagellar export chaperone FliS: MRAYSKFAESYGSVQVTTGVATADNIQLIQMLFDGLLESLAMASGHIQNNVIEEKSKALARAGRIVVGLQGALDLERGGELAQNLNELYAYITRRLFHINAYNDLPALEEVKTLINDISQAWQSLPSLLADTGRKTHYAN, encoded by the coding sequence ATGCGTGCCTATTCCAAGTTTGCTGAAAGTTACGGTTCTGTCCAGGTCACCACAGGTGTGGCGACGGCGGACAACATCCAGTTGATCCAGATGTTGTTTGATGGTTTGCTGGAGAGCCTTGCAATGGCATCAGGCCACATCCAAAACAACGTCATTGAAGAAAAATCCAAAGCATTGGCTCGTGCCGGGCGCATCGTGGTGGGTTTGCAAGGCGCGCTGGATCTCGAGCGAGGAGGAGAGTTGGCCCAGAATCTAAATGAGCTGTACGCTTACATTACTCGGCGACTGTTCCACATCAACGCCTACAACGATTTGCCAGCACTGGAAGAGGTTAAAACCTTGATCAATGACATTTCGCAAGCTTGGCAGAGCCTGCCCAGTTTGCTGGCTGACACCGGTCGCAAGACGCATTACGCCAACTGA
- a CDS encoding type II toxin-antitoxin system ChpB family toxin, whose amino-acid sequence MVKRTFSRGDIVSVPLDPVVGKEQSGHRPALVLTSQAFNKLGDVLVAPITQGGDFARYAGFAVSLTGTGLKTQGVALINKIRMLDLNARDARKIETAPAEVIEDAIARLESMLEK is encoded by the coding sequence ATGGTGAAACGTACTTTCTCTCGTGGAGACATTGTTAGTGTGCCGCTTGATCCAGTTGTTGGAAAGGAGCAGTCAGGACATCGCCCCGCGTTGGTATTGACCAGTCAAGCGTTTAACAAATTGGGGGATGTACTTGTTGCTCCCATTACCCAAGGTGGTGATTTCGCAAGGTACGCCGGATTTGCTGTGAGTTTGACGGGAACGGGCCTGAAAACGCAAGGGGTTGCGCTCATCAACAAAATAAGAATGCTTGATTTGAATGCGCGTGATGCAAGAAAAATCGAAACGGCACCAGCTGAGGTTATTGAAGATGCCATTGCCAGGCTTGAATCAATGCTCGAGAAATAG
- the adk gene encoding adenylate kinase, with protein sequence MRLILLGAPGAGKGTQATFICQKYNIPQISTGDMLRAAVKAGTPLGLQAKAVMESGALVSDDLIINLVKERLAQADCANGFLFDGFPRTIPQADAMKAAGVKLDYVLEIDVPFDAIIERMSGRRSHPASGRTYHVKFKPPKKEGLDDVTGEPLVQRADDQEVTVKKRLDVYSAQTRPLVDYYANWAQADAMTAPKYRAISGTGSVEDITQRALLALAT encoded by the coding sequence ATGAGACTGATTCTGCTGGGCGCACCCGGAGCTGGAAAAGGTACCCAAGCCACTTTCATTTGTCAGAAATACAACATTCCCCAAATTTCCACAGGCGACATGTTGCGGGCCGCAGTCAAGGCCGGCACACCGCTGGGTCTGCAAGCCAAGGCCGTGATGGAATCCGGCGCTTTGGTGAGCGATGATTTGATCATCAACCTGGTGAAAGAGCGCCTCGCGCAAGCCGATTGTGCCAATGGCTTCCTGTTTGACGGCTTTCCCCGCACCATTCCGCAAGCCGATGCCATGAAAGCCGCCGGGGTCAAACTCGATTACGTGCTCGAAATTGATGTCCCCTTCGATGCCATCATTGAACGCATGAGCGGCCGTCGCTCGCATCCAGCCTCAGGCCGCACCTACCATGTCAAATTCAAACCTCCCAAAAAAGAGGGCCTAGACGACGTGACTGGCGAACCCCTGGTGCAGCGCGCCGACGACCAGGAAGTGACCGTGAAAAAACGCCTCGATGTTTACAGCGCCCAGACCCGCCCCCTGGTCGACTACTACGCCAATTGGGCGCAAGCAGATGCCATGACCGCCCCGAAATATCGAGCCATCAGCGGAACTGGCAGTGTGGAAGACATCACCCAACGCGCACTCCTGGCACTGGCCACTTAG
- a CDS encoding phosphotransferase: MSAFDHFVGTRPVKGTHAFDIPALEAWLSAKIPGFAGPLSVEMFKGGQSNPTYKLITPTRQYVMRAKPGPVAKLLPSAHAIEREFAVMKGLHGTDVPVAQMHVLCDDEAVIGRAFYVMEFVQGRVLWDQSLPGMSQAERGAIYDEMNRVLAALHKVDVAKQGLSSYGKPGNYIERQIGRWSKQYAASVTQPIPEMDQLIEWLPKNIPDSAKDESMVGVVHGDYRLDNLMFHPTEARVLAVLDWELSTLGHPLADFSYHCMAWHIKPGTFRGIGGLDFAALGIPSEAEYIRRYCERTGFTTPEALAKDWNFYLAYNMFRIAAILQGIAKRVEDGTASSEQAKTSGAGARPMAELAWQFARKA; encoded by the coding sequence ATGAGTGCTTTTGATCATTTTGTGGGGACCCGGCCTGTCAAGGGCACCCACGCCTTCGACATCCCAGCCCTGGAAGCCTGGCTCAGCGCCAAAATCCCCGGCTTTGCAGGCCCTTTGAGCGTGGAAATGTTCAAAGGCGGCCAGTCCAACCCCACCTACAAACTCATCACGCCCACACGCCAATACGTGATGAGGGCCAAGCCCGGTCCGGTGGCCAAGCTGCTGCCTTCGGCCCACGCCATCGAGCGCGAATTTGCGGTCATGAAAGGCTTGCACGGCACCGACGTGCCCGTGGCCCAAATGCATGTGCTGTGCGACGACGAAGCGGTGATTGGCCGCGCGTTTTACGTCATGGAGTTTGTGCAAGGCCGCGTGCTGTGGGACCAATCTTTGCCCGGCATGTCGCAGGCCGAGCGCGGTGCGATTTACGACGAAATGAACCGGGTACTGGCGGCGCTGCACAAGGTCGATGTCGCCAAGCAAGGCCTGTCCAGCTATGGCAAACCTGGCAACTACATTGAGCGCCAGATCGGCCGCTGGAGCAAACAGTACGCAGCGTCTGTCACCCAGCCCATTCCCGAGATGGACCAGCTGATCGAATGGCTGCCGAAAAACATCCCGGACAGCGCCAAAGACGAGTCAATGGTCGGCGTCGTGCATGGCGACTACCGCTTGGACAACCTGATGTTCCACCCCACCGAAGCGCGCGTACTCGCCGTGCTCGACTGGGAACTGTCCACCTTGGGTCACCCGTTGGCTGACTTCAGCTACCACTGCATGGCCTGGCACATCAAACCGGGCACCTTCAGGGGCATCGGTGGTCTTGATTTCGCGGCTCTCGGCATCCCGTCTGAGGCCGAATACATTCGCCGCTACTGCGAGCGCACCGGTTTCACCACACCCGAGGCTTTGGCCAAAGACTGGAATTTTTATTTGGCCTACAACATGTTCCGCATTGCCGCGATTTTGCAAGGCATTGCCAAACGCGTCGAAGACGGCACTGCGTCCAGCGAGCAAGCCAAAACCTCCGGTGCCGGTGCGCGCCCGATGGCCGAGTTGGCCTGGCAGTTCGCCCGCAAAGCCTGA
- a CDS encoding D-2-hydroxyacid dehydrogenase family protein, translating to MNIVILDDYQDVVRKLECASKLENYPAKVYTNTVKGIGQLSSRLKDADVIVLIRERTSLNRALIDKLPRLKLIAQTGRVGNHIDLAACTERGVAVAEGMGSPVAPAELTWALIMAASRRLPHYISNLKHGAWQQSGLKSSGRPTNFGLGIVLKGKTLGVWGYGKIGQLVAGYGRAFGMNVQIWGSDESRIRAVKDGLTAAPSRESFFENSDVLSLHLRLNEATTGIVTSNDLGNMKPTALLVNTSRAELIEDNALVGALNRGHPGMAAIDVFESEPILQGSTLLRLENCICTPHIGYVEKDSYELYFGTAFDNVVNYIKGTPTNIVNPGALQVRR from the coding sequence ATGAATATTGTGATCCTAGACGACTACCAAGATGTCGTGCGCAAACTCGAATGCGCGTCCAAGCTCGAGAACTACCCTGCCAAGGTTTACACCAACACGGTCAAAGGCATTGGTCAACTGTCTAGCCGACTTAAAGATGCCGATGTGATCGTGTTGATCCGTGAACGCACCTCTTTGAACAGGGCCTTGATAGACAAACTGCCACGCCTGAAGTTGATCGCCCAAACAGGTCGCGTCGGTAATCACATCGACCTGGCGGCTTGCACGGAGCGGGGCGTGGCCGTGGCCGAAGGGATGGGCTCCCCCGTTGCACCGGCCGAACTGACTTGGGCTCTGATCATGGCAGCATCCCGGCGCCTGCCCCACTACATCAGCAACCTCAAGCATGGTGCCTGGCAGCAGTCGGGCCTGAAATCCAGTGGCAGGCCCACCAATTTTGGTTTGGGTATCGTGTTGAAGGGCAAAACCCTCGGTGTATGGGGTTACGGAAAAATTGGCCAGTTGGTCGCAGGCTATGGCCGCGCATTTGGCATGAACGTGCAGATTTGGGGTAGCGATGAGTCCCGAATCCGGGCCGTCAAGGATGGATTGACCGCCGCGCCCAGTCGTGAGTCATTTTTTGAAAATTCGGATGTGCTGTCCTTGCATTTGCGCTTGAACGAGGCGACTACCGGCATCGTGACCAGTAATGACTTGGGCAACATGAAACCCACAGCCCTGTTGGTCAACACATCGCGTGCAGAGTTGATCGAGGACAATGCTTTGGTTGGTGCCTTGAATCGAGGGCACCCCGGCATGGCCGCGATCGATGTTTTTGAATCCGAGCCGATCTTGCAGGGTTCTACTCTCTTGCGGCTGGAGAATTGCATCTGCACACCACACATAGGCTATGTTGAGAAAGACAGCTATGAGCTCTACTTCGGAACGGCTTTTGACAATGTCGTGAACTACATCAAAGGTACGCCGACCAACATCGTCAATCCTGGCGCACTGCAGGTGCGCAGGTAA